The following are encoded together in the Rhizobium tumorigenes genome:
- the rlmH gene encoding 23S rRNA (pseudouridine(1915)-N(3))-methyltransferase RlmH, with protein sequence MRIGLFAVGRLKTGPEKDLAARYFDRFAKTGPAIGLDFSRVTEVAESRASNGETRKREEAAMLLKSLPDSGVLMLLDERGKAMDSEVFAALLGQYRDQGKRDLTIAIGGADGLDPSLYDKADSTICLGKMTWPHQLVRILIAEQLYRAVTILSGHPYHRV encoded by the coding sequence ATGCGGATTGGATTGTTTGCCGTTGGCCGGCTGAAGACCGGCCCGGAGAAGGATCTCGCGGCCCGCTATTTCGACCGGTTCGCCAAGACGGGCCCGGCCATCGGGCTGGATTTCTCGCGCGTCACTGAAGTCGCGGAAAGTCGAGCCTCGAACGGCGAAACGCGCAAGCGGGAAGAGGCGGCCATGCTGCTGAAATCGCTGCCCGACAGCGGTGTCCTGATGCTGCTCGACGAGCGCGGCAAGGCGATGGACAGCGAAGTCTTTGCTGCCCTCCTCGGCCAATACCGGGATCAAGGCAAGCGCGACCTGACGATCGCCATCGGCGGCGCTGATGGCCTCGATCCGTCACTCTACGACAAGGCAGACAGCACGATCTGCCTTGGCAAGATGACGTGGCCACATCAGCTTGTGCGTATCCTGATCGCCGAACAGCTCTACAGGGCGGTCACCATTCTCTCCGGCCACCCCTACCATCGCGTCTGA